In Gossypium arboreum isolate Shixiya-1 chromosome 6, ASM2569848v2, whole genome shotgun sequence, the following are encoded in one genomic region:
- the LOC108486495 gene encoding protein FLOWERING LOCUS D-like, producing MNSPNETPDQFSQFPLPHFTLTPPLPNPNPNFPPIPNPTPTLTPVLDSNTNATPSLDDQLLPFPVPKKRRRGRPRRTASTSSFQLLNFPNDSFNPNVPYSDPNAYSIPSSVAASTQTSQPKIADEIIVINKESTAEALTALSAGFPADSLTEEEIDFGVVSSVGGIEQVNYILIRNHIIAKWRENIFNWVTKEMFVDSIPQHCRTLLDSAYDYLVTHGYINFGVAPAIKDKIPVGLSKDNVVIIGAGLAGLAAARQLMRFGFKVTVLEGRKRAGGRVYTKKMEGGNRVSAAADLGGSVLTGTLGNPLGIMAKQLGASLFKVRDKCPLYRMDGSPVDPDMDMKVETAFNRLLDKASKLRQLMGEVSMDVSLGAALETFRQVYRDAVTEEEINLFNWHLANLEYANAGLVSKLSLAFWDQDDPYDMGGDHCFLPGGNGRLIQALAENVPILYEKTVHTIRYGSDGVQVTAGNQVFEGDMALCTVPLGVLKSGSIKFVPELPQRKLDGIKRLGFGLLNKVAMLFPYVFWGTDLDTFGHLTEDPSCRGEFFLFYSYATVAGGPLLLALVAGEAAHRFETLPPTDAVTQVLQILKGIYEPQGITVPEPLQTVCTRWGGDPFSLGSYSNVAVGASGDDYDILAESVGDGRLFFAGEATTRRYPATMHGAFLTGLREAANMAQYAKARTAKKKIDRSPSNNVHSCASLLMDLFREPDLEFGNFSVIFGRKNADPKSPAVLRITFSEPRKKNQEGSKTDQQHSNKVLFQQLQSHFNQQQQLHVYTLLSKQQALELREVRGGDEMRLNYLCENLGIKLVGRKGLGPNADSVIASIKAQRGVRKPSTTPVVLKSGASKMKPGTLKQKFIRRAKIVRNTKGLIPALVPNAANGNTPEEMKMIKQAPPDSSASGQNQGEMLKQ from the exons ATGAACTCACCAAATGAAACCCCTGATCAATTCTCCCAATTCCCCCTTCCCCATTTCACTCTCACTCCACCTTTACCAAACCCTAACCCTAATTTCCCTCCAATCCCAAACCCAACTCCAACACTAACCCCAGTCCTCGATTCTAACACCAATGCTACACCTTCTCTCGATGATCAACTTCTACCCTTCCCAGTTCCCAAAAAACGACGACGCGGCAGGCCCCGACGCACTGCCTCAACCTCATCGTTTCAACTCCTTAACTTCCCCAACGATTCATTCAACCCCAATGTTCCATACTCTGACCCTAACGCTTATTCGATTCCCTCATCAGTAGCGGCGTCGACACAAACTTCACAACCCAAAATTGCCGACGAGATCATCGTTATCAATAAAGAATCGACGGCTGAGGCTCTCACAGCTCTTTCCGCTGGATTCCCCGCTGATTCTCTCACTGAGGAAGAAATTGACTTCGGCGTAGTTTCCTCTGTTGGTGGCATCGAGCAGGTAAATTACATTCTTATTCGAAATCACATTATTGCGAAATGGCGCGAAAATATATTCAATTGGGTGACTAAAGAAATGTTTGTTGATTCTATACCACAACATTGTCGTACGCTCTTAGATTCTGCTTATGATTATTTGGTTACTCATGGATATATAAATTTTGGGGTTGCCCCAGCAATCAAGGACAAAATTCCTGTCGGTCTTAGTAAAGATAATGTGGTTATCATTGGTGCTGGATTGGCGGGGCTGGCTGCGGCTAGACAGCTAATGAGGTTCGGATTTAAGGTGACTGTTTTGGAAGGGAGGAAGAGAGCAGGTGGGAGGGTTTATACAAAGAAGATGGAAGGAGGGAATAGGGTGAGTGCAGCTGCAGATTTAGGCGGGAGTGTATTAACGGGTACATTGGGTAATCCATTAGGGATCATGGCAAAACAGTTGGGTGCTTCGCTTTTTAAGGTGAGGGATAAGTGTCCACTTTATCGGATGGATGGGAGTCCAGTGGATCCAGATATGGATATGAAGGTGGAGACAGCTTTTAATCGGCTTTTGGATAAGGCTAGTAAGCTTAGGCAGTTAATGGGGGAGGTTTCCATGGATGTTTCACTTGGGGCAGCATTAGAGACGTTTAGACAGGTTTATAGAGATGCAGTAACTGAAGAGGAGATTAATTTGTTCAATTGGCATCTTGCAAATTTAGAATATGCAAATGCAGGATTGGTTTCAAAGCTTTCACTTGCATTTTGGGACCAAGATGATCCATATGACATGGGAGGGGATCATTGTTTCTTGCCTGGAGGGAATGGAAGGTTGATTCAGGCTCTAGCAGAGAATGTGCCTATTTTATATGAGAAGACTGTGCATACTATTAGGTATGGAAGTGATGGAGTGCAGGTTACGGCAGGCAATCAGGTGTTTGAAGGTGATATGGCACTATGTACTGTTCCTCTTGGAGTTTTAAAGAGTGGGTCAATAAAGTTTGTTCCTGAGTTGCCTCAGAGGAAACTTGATGGGATAAAGAGGTTGGGATTTGGGTTGTTGAATAAGGTCGCTATGCTTTTCCCTTATGTATTTTGGGGTACAGATCTTGATACCTTTGGGCATCTTACTGAAGATCCAAGTTGCCGAGGGGagttttttctattttatagctATGCAACAGTTGCTGGTGGTCCTCTCTTGCTTGCTTTAGTAGCAGGAGAAGCTGCACATAGGTTTGAGACTCTGCCTCCTACAGATGCAGTAACCCAAGTTCTCCAAATTCTCAAGG GTATATATGAACCGCAAGGAATCACTGTCCCTGAACCCCTCCAAACAGTCTGTACTAGATGGGGTGGTGATCCCTTTAGCCTAGGTTCGTACTCTAATGTTGCTGTGGGAGCATCTGGAGATGACTATGATATACTAGCAGAAAGTGTGGGGGATGGAAGACTTTTCTTTGCTGGGGAGGCCACTACACGTCGATACCCTGCCACCATGCATGGAGCTTTTCTTACTGGGCTCAGGGAAGCTGCAAATATGGCTCAATATGCCAAGGCTCGGACTGCAAAGAAAAAGATAGATAGGAGTCCTTCAAATAATGTTCATTCTTGTGCTTCCCTCCTTATGGATTTGTTCAGAGAACCTGATTTGGAATTCGGGAACTTTTCTGTTATTTTTGGTCGAAAGAATGCTGATCCAAAGTCACCAGCAGTTTTGAGGATAACATTCAGTGAGCCCCGAAAGAAGAATCAGGAAGGTTCAAAGACAGATCAGCAACATTCTAATAAGGTGCTTTTTCAGCAGCTACAGTCGCATTTTAATCAGCAACAACAGCTACATGTTTACACATTGTTATCTAAGCAACAGGCACTTGAGCTGAGAGAAGTGAGAGGTGGTGATGAGATGAGGTTGAACTACCTCTGTGAAAATCTGGGAATTAAGCTGGTGGGACGGAAGGGTTTGGGACCTAATGCTGATTCTGTCATTGCATCTATAAAAGCACAGAGGGGTGTCCGGAAACCCTCAACAACTCCTGTGGTTCTAAAATCTG GGGCATCGAAGATGAAACCAGGCACTTTAAAGCAAAAATTCATTAG gAGGGCTAAAATAGTCCGCAACACTAAAGGGTTGATTCCAGCTCTGGTTCCGAATGCAGCAAATGGCAATACGCCagaggaaatgaaaatgataaagcAGGCTCCTCCTGACTCCTCTGCTTCGG GGCAAAACCAAGGTGAGATGTTGAAGCAATGA
- the LOC108484507 gene encoding uncharacterized protein LOC108484507 translates to MNGFSTVDGFVEITESLAEMIKFVANEPSVGLFYIQQHTENAIPNVVNLRNHVVEKSHEATLHTQDLEDSITTVRSMKECGFPIADEMIKDIKSSLMLMSSKQPKRGLIHSPASSFQMGRTSSSGPMSWNPAGNIQFDGSNYFSTVIKSAKQKASNFKWPQLDTKEQMETEPQKPPSEPAPPLSVASASTSSIPDTEADDLPVSSQMANVPNEEDKKEEPEDDVELSHHKLSFGSENFDDFKADKEAKLEQWLQGTEGKNG, encoded by the coding sequence ATGAATGGATTCTCCACCGTGGATGGTTTCGTGGAGATAACTGAATCCCTAGCTGAGATGATAAAGTTCGTGGCAAATGAACCCTCAGTTGGACTTTTCTACATTCAACAGCACACTGAGAATGCCATTCCTAACGTAGTTAATCTCCGTAATCACGTTGTAGAAAAATCTCATGAAGCAACTTTACACACACAAGACTTGGAAGATTCTATCACCACGGTGAGATCGATGAAGGAATGCGGTTTCCCAATTGCAGACGAGATGATTAAGGACATTAAGAGTTCCTTAATGTTAATGTCCTCAAAACAACCGAAGAGAGGATTGATCCACAGTCCTGCTTCAAGCTTTCAGATGGGAAGAACTAGCTCTTCGGGACCAATGTCTTGGAATCCTGCTGGGAACATCCAGTTCGATGGGAGTAATTATTTTTCGACTGTAATCAAGTCCGCGAAACAAAAGGCAAGCAATTTTAAGTGGCCACAACTTGATACCAAGGAACAGATGGAAACCGAGCCCCAAAAGCCACCTTCAGAACCAGCTCCACCGTTATCAGTTGCATCTGCTAGCACTAGTTCAATTCCTGATACAGAAGCTGATGACCTACCGGTATCGAGTCAAATGGCCAATGTACCCAATGAAGAAGACAAAAAGGAAGAACCCGAGGATGATGTTGAACTTTCACACCATAAGTTATCGTTCGGGTCCGAAAACTTCGACGATTTCAAGGCAGATAAAGAGGCTAAATTAGAACAATGGTTGCAAGGGACTGAAGGCAAAAATGGATGA